GAGGTGTAAACCTTCCTGCGAAAGGCCAGGTGGTAAAAGTCATTGAGCAAGGTCTTGTGGAAGCTCTCAGCGTATCCATTTGTCCAGGGATGCTTAGCTTGGTCAAGCTCAAGTCTTATGCCATATTTCCTCAAGGCCCTCTCGAAGATGTGTATCTTTTTACCTCTCTTGCTAAGTGCCGTGTATTCTTTCCCGTTGTCGGTGAGTACTCTGTGGAGGGGGATGGAGAATGCTCGGTGCATGGGAAGAATGGAACTCTCAAGGAAGTCACAAGAGGTCTTGGCTTTTCTTTGAGAGATAGAGCTTGGCAAAACCAAAGGAGGAATCGCAGTCCACCGCCACCTATGATAAATCTTCCCGATGCCCTTGATTCTTCCCACTAGCTTCACATCCATGGAGAGAAGTTCTCCGGGATAGTGCGTCTCAACGTGGTTTTCCTTCCTCTTTTCAAGC
Above is a window of Actinomycetota bacterium DNA encoding:
- a CDS encoding integrase core domain-containing protein, whose protein sequence is PKMPNQIKKGVEKDILDYVKEYPTHGPERIANELKRKTFGRIDYTGGGIYNVLKRNGLNRRLNRLLFAEEHGNGIFTELLQRELEKRKENHVETHYPGELLSMDVKLVGRIKGIGKIYHRWRWTAIPPLVLPSSISQRKAKTSCDFLESSILPMHRAFSIPLHRVLTDNGKEYTALSKRGKKIHIFERALRKYGIRLELDQAKHPWTNGYAESFHKTLLNDFYHLAFRRKVYTSLEELQKDLDEFLYHYNFKRTHQGWKLNGKTPAEKFLNGKRCPALESPKIHLSKNDENRKCQKVST